The following are from one region of the Pocillopora verrucosa isolate sample1 chromosome 3, ASM3666991v2, whole genome shotgun sequence genome:
- the LOC131791900 gene encoding uncharacterized protein, protein MALAQIMTPKADSIPLVETKFGRSPQGSYASYQLAVTEDNFKVFCDITSIPRANPANHGEHIVTYPRSPLSSQSNEQFEIPADLSEAEKSLLKDLQVDEDKLNGIEIKTRSQSECPEWKLERKFRFTASNFGLIRDRKRNHESLVQNLINPKPFSSRYTNHGLKYEPIALEQYQTYMSSINKSVKVFKSGLVISMDAPYLGASPDGKVIDPGCSDQFGLSEVKCPETKYLVTPLDACSDSSFFMEEVDGKPKLKRTHKYYVQVQGLMGVSGAKWCDFIVYTSKGMSIERIPFDVQFWNNLKDTLKLHYFKHFLAIAAREPRA, encoded by the coding sequence ATGGCCCTAGCACAGATTATGACCCCAAAGGCTGATTCTATTCCCTTAGTAGAAACCAAATTTGGCAGAAGTCCACAAGGCTCGTATGCTAGCTATCAACTTGCAGTGACCGAAGATAATTTCAAAGTGTTTTGTGACATCACGTCTATCCCAAGGGCAAACCCTGCCAACCATGGTGAGCATATTGTGACATATCCAAGATCTCCCCTATCAAGTCAGTCTAATGAACAGTTTGAGATACCTGCTGATCTTTCAGAAGCAGAAAAATCACTGTTAAAGGATCTGCAAGTTGATGAAGATAAACTGAATggcattgaaattaaaacacgcagccaatcagagtgccCTGAATGGAAGTTGGAAAGGAAATTCCGATTTACTGCCTCCAATTTTGGTCTTATACGGgacagaaaaagaaaccatGAATCTTTAGTACAAAATCTTATAAATCCAAAGCCTTTTTCATCAAGATATACTAATCATGGACTTAAATATGAGCCAATTGCCTTAGAACAATACCAAACATATATGTCCTCTATTAACAAGTCAGTGAAGGTTTTTAAGTCAGGACTTGTAATAAGTATGGATGCCCCATACTTGGGTGCATCACCAGATGGCAAGGTTATTGATCCTGGATGCTCTGATCAATTTGGTCTTTCTGAGGTCAAGTGCCCAGAAACCAAGTACTTAGTCACCCCACTGGATGCATGCTCTGATAGCAGCTTTTTCATGGAAGAAGTCGATGGAAAGCCTAAACTTAAACGCACCCATAAATACTATGTCCAAGTGCAAGGGCTGATGGGTGTGAGCGGGGCAAAGTGGTGTGATTTCATCGTCTACACCAGTAAGGGAATGAGCATCGAGCGAATTCCATTTGACGTGCAATTTTGGAACAATTTAAAGGACACATTGaaactgcattattttaaacacttccTAGCTATAGCAGCTAGAGAACCAAGAGCATAA
- the LOC131791879 gene encoding uncharacterized protein produces MVTSCRVPECNQKGKKTPTGEKVSFFEFPRTPTRRKQWIHAIRREGKDFKIVDGTKVCSLHFRREDLRKSFNGRAYVAPGGVPTRFSWSVPSTRKRKAPPERHPLPQKKLFATTSASSDHTELHVVSETDITAESLSESTATASNQNTEPNDTCSELNAPKKIEELEEEVLKLRQENTELKKKLDEVEKQNEAISARLFSLERFTSDADINFYTGLPNYATFLALFNFLNPGENGENIRPRSTLKDVPEDFYDVDSDDEENISPAKKGRPRKLKPVEEFFIVLCRLRRGFSERHLAHLYGVAQSTISRLFVPWINFMYLKFGQVCIWPPKSVVQATMPADFKEKFLSTRVIIDCTEVFCEMPSSLLLNSELFSSYKNHVTLKGLVSIAPSGAITFCSQLYTGSISDREIVLQSGFLSQSFEDGDSVMADKGFQIQDILPLGVDLNIPPFLGSDAQMSAEDVVRTQQIASLRIHVERAINKIKNFRIWNGVVPLSLFSVVNQIWTVCAFLCNAQDPLISNIT; encoded by the coding sequence ATGGTTACGAGTTGTCGTGTCCCTGaatgcaatcagaaaggaaagaagacgCCCACAGGAgagaaagtttctttctttgaattcCCACGCACTCCTACGAGGAGAAAACAGTGGATTCACGCAATTCGCCGTGAAGGAAAGGATTTTAAGATCGTCGATGGAACAAAAGTTTGTTCCCTTCATTTTAGGCGAGAAGATTTAAGAAAATCATTCAATGGACGGGCTTATGTGGCTCCCGGTGGCGTTCCAACCAGATTTTCGTGGTCAGTTCCATctacaaggaaaagaaaagctcCTCCAGAAAGACATCCTCTGCCTCAGAAGAAATTATTTGCAACAACGTCTGCTTCCTCTGATCACACCGAGTTACATGTAGTGAGCGAAACAGATATCACGGCGGAATCACTTTCCGAGTCGACGGCAACTGCCTCTAACCAAAATACTGAGCCAAACGATACTTGTTCGGAGTTAAATGCGCCAAAAAAGATCGAGGAACTGGAAGAGGAGGTGTTAAAACTTCGacaggaaaacactgagctaaaaaagaaattggacGAGGTAGAGAAACAGAACGAGGCTATCTCGGCCCGACTATTTTCTCTGGAACGCTTTACATCAGACGCTGACATCAACTTTTATACTGGCCTTCCAAATTATGCTACTTTCCTCGCCTTATTTAACTTTTTGAACCCAGGTGAAAATGGAGAAAACATTCGTCCAAGAAGCACCTTAAAAGATGTGCCAGAGGATTTTTATGATGTGGACTCTGATgatgaagaaaacatttcaccTGCAAAGAAAGGACGCCCACGAAAACTCAAACcagttgaagaattttttattgTCTTATGCCGCctgagaagaggcttttcaGAGCGCCATTTAGCTCACTTGTATGGTGTTGCCCAGTCCACCATAAGCAGGCTTTTTGTGCCATGGATTAATTTCATGTATCTGAAATTTGGCCAAGTTTGCATCTGGCCTCCTAAGTCAGTTGTTCAGGCAACTATGCCTgcagatttcaaagaaaaatttctctcaaCGCGAGTCATTATTGACTGCACAGAGGTCTTTTGTGAAATGCCAAGCAGTTTgcttttgaactctgaacttttcAGCTCGTACAAAAACCATGTGACATTGAAAGGACTTGTCAGTATTGCACCAAGTGGAGCTATTACATTTTGCAGTCAACTTTATACCGGCAGCATCTCTGACCGCGAAATTGTTTTACAGAGTGGATTTTTGTCCCAATCCTTTGAAGATGGTGACTCTGTTATGGCAGACAAGGGATTTCAGATACAAGACATCCTGCCCCTTGGTGTGGATCTGAATATCCCACCCTTTTTAGGCAGTGATGCTCAAATGTCTGCCGAAGATGTTGTTAGGACACAGCAGATTGCAAGTCTTCGGATACACGTCGAAAGGGCCATCAACAAGATAAAGAACTTCCGAATTTGGAATGGAGTTGTTCCTCTGAGTTTATTTAGTGTCGTTAACCAAATATGGACTGTTTGTGCTTTCCTGTGCAACGCTCAGGATCCACTCATATCTAATATCACATGA
- the LOC131788541 gene encoding E3 SUMO-protein ligase KIAA1586-like, with protein MYCLLCRLHQAKGKHNKSASYGMEPAVRFQTSALVEHCSGQKHQDSIAAMLKRTSIFQEKLDERNLHRHEILYSAFMSLYWQVQHGIAYRNFPSMWKMMRTIGLEKLEHFQHESLWSVRGILTTMCRVIKEKITKAANEAKFYGLMVDNVTDIQVKEQNIIFIQYVENANVQIRFLAVKDLMEDAASPNAKTITDNIKEELAKDDLDVQKFLSLASDGASVMVGKNNGVAALLKRENPRLVNVHCICHRLALACGDSNNEVKYMLTIERLLVQLYKWLENSCVKTAGYLKMQLRL; from the coding sequence ATGTACTGTCTACTCTGCAGACTTCACCAGGCAAAGGGCAAGCACAATAAGAGTGCATCATATGGAATGGAACCCGCTGTACGTTTCCAGACCTCAGCACTTGTGGAGCACTGCAGCGGACAGAAACATCAAGATTCCATTGCAGCAATGTTAAAGAGGACCTcgatttttcaagaaaaacttgaCGAGCGTAACCTCCACAGGCATGAAATTCTGTATAGCGCTTTCATGTCATTGTACTGGCAGGTTCAGCATGGCATTGCTTACCGAAACTTCCCCTCCATGTGGAAGATGATGCGGACGATAGGACTGGAAAAGCTGGAGCATTTCCAACATGAATCATTGTGGTCAGTAAGAGGAATCCTCACGACGATGTGCAGGgtaataaaggaaaagatcacaaAAGCTGCTAACGAAGCGAAGTTTTATGGCCTCATGGTGGACAATGTTACTGACATTCAAGTGAAAGaacaaaacatcattttcatcCAGTATGTGGAAAATGCAAATGTGCAAATCCGCTTTTTAGCTGTCAAAGATCTTATGGAGGATGCTGCGTCACCGAACGCCAAAACCATCACTGACAACATTAAAGAAGAACTGGCTAAGGATGACCTTGACGTTCAAAAATTCCTGAGTTTGGCGTCTGACGGAGCTTCAGTAATGGTTGGCAAGAATAATGGCGTAGCAGCACTGCTCAAAAGGGAGAACCCAAGACTGGTCAACGTTCACTGTATCTGCCACAGACTGGCATTAGCTTGTGGGGACTCCAACAACGAGGTGAAGTACATGCTAACCATAGAACGCCTACTGGTTCAGCTGTACAAGTGGCTCGAAAACTCCTGTGTGAAGACGGCAGGGTATCTTAAGATGCAATTAAGACTTTGA